In Drosophila yakuba strain Tai18E2 chromosome 2R, Prin_Dyak_Tai18E2_2.1, whole genome shotgun sequence, a single genomic region encodes these proteins:
- the LOC6531559 gene encoding kinesin-like protein KIF13A isoform X13 has protein sequence MASDKIKVAVRVRPFNRREIELDTKCIVEMEKQQTILQNPPTLEKIERKQPKTFAFDHCFYSSNPEDENFASQETVFDCVGRGILDNAFQGYNACIFAYGQTGSGKSYTMMGSQESKGIIPRLCDQLFSAIANKSTPELMYKVEVSYMEIYNEKVHDLLDPKPNKQSLKVREHNVMGPYVDGLSQLAVTSYQDIDNLMTEGNKSRTVAATNMNAESSRSHAVFSVVLTQILTDQATGVSGEKVSRMSLVDLAGSERAVKTGAVGDRLKEGSNINKSLTTLGLVISKLADQSNGKKSGNDKFVPYRDSVLTWLLKDNLGGNSRTVMVATISPSADNYEETLSTLRYADRAKRIVNHAVVNEDPNARIIRELRHEVETLRSMLKHATGSPVGDVQDKLAESENLMKQISQTWEEKLVKTERIQNERQQALEKMGISVQASGIKVEKNKYYLVNLNADPSLNELLVYYLKDRTLIGGRSISGQQPDIQLSGLGIQPEHCVITIEDSGLYMEPVQGARCFVNGSAAVEKTPLQNGDRILWGNHHFFRVNSPKSNNTSMCASEPQTPAQLIDYNFARDEIMQNELSNDPIQTAIARLERQHEEDKQVALEKQRQEYERQFQQLRNILSPSTPYAPYAPYDPLRMGKITPNTPTSQMRVEKWAQERDEMFRRSLGQLKTDIMRANSLVQEANFLAEEMEKKTKFSVTLQIPPANLSPNRRRGAFVSEPAILVKRTNSGSQIWTMEKLENKLIDMREMYQEHKERVLNGLPLIEPFSDDEFDDKDEDNAKPQDPFYESQENHNLIGVANIFLEVLFHDVKLDYHTPIISQQGEVAGRLQVEIERIAGQMPQDRMCESVSESSGDSRDEYDDPVDPSSNQITCRVTIKCASGLPLSLSNFVFCQYTFWGHQEMVVPVINAESTAHDQNMVFKFEHTQDFTVTINEEFLEHCIEGALSIEVWGHRSAGFSKTKGWEVEQQQAKARSLVDRWAELSRKIELWVEIHELNDNGEYSPVEVTNRNEVLTGGIYQLRQGQQRRVNVRVKPVQNSGTLPIICQSIVNVAIGSVTVRSRLQRPLDSYQEEDLTVLREKWSEALGRRRQYLDQQIQMLIKKEEKNEQERERELSLVHQWVSLTEERNAVLVPAPGSGIPGAPASWEPPSGMEPHVPVLFLNLNGDDLSAQNTNDELSVAGINSILSKEHGHKFYTLQILQHLDKDVCCVASWDSSMHDSQALNRVTEANERVYLILRTTVRLSHPAPMDLVLRKRLSINIKKGQTLTDRLKKFRLVRGENAIWQSGVTYEVVSNIPKASEELEDRESLAQLAASGDDCSASDGETYIEKYTRGVSAVESILTLDRLRQNVAVKELETAHGQPLSMRKTVSVPNFSQQLINKLTQIMRFDASMESLLNVGRSESFADLNNSALGNKFTPAGHSPAGAGGVIRSRHSFGGKGSSDDSPGKAFGIASPATSKLLGMRMTTLHEEPLGGHRSLDEEPEDSYSDSEYAAEYEQERQQNKSMATRSRLTASKTMDSFMDVSSHSNQSYLSYTSSANTNMKHLTGLATLSMSSSTSSGYGSQAVSCNNLSNEDIASMRSMSIDETPDFDRVNSNSPPNRQARVNPFLKDMPKAKIQEQPEPQAKKLQEAFTHPLEQLESRDNAQSDDDECAQLPKNNNNNEDLVKEPNQPAGQTELEEAIPQPESRTEFATDNQNGNRSSDELSHSSEDLLEGDGIVREELPAGKVVRRKKSNTQPPTNGNSINNNNNSTSQAPRINHRASVAKMEGLAAYMDSSIMTSSTEVDEESKDVEVVLPEWIVVGESVLIRPYNTSGVIRFVGTTEFQPGAWIGVELDTPTGKNDGSVKGVQYFQCKPKHGMFVRSDKLMLDKRGKAMRAYKAAEKSNSISKEMSTSMTGSMTRSKSRGDSLNLSARK, from the exons AAATCGAACTGGATACGAAATGTAtcgtggaaatggaaaaacagCAGACTATTCTGCAGAATCCGCCAACACTGGAAAAAATCGAAAG AAAACAACCAAAGACATTTGCATTCGATCACTGCTTTTACTCATCGAACCCCGAGGACGAGAACTTTGCGTCCCAGGAGACTGTATTCGATTGCGTGGGACGTGGAATTCTGGATAATGCATTCCAGGGCTATAATGCGTGCATATTTGCTTACGGCCAGACAG GTTCTGGCAAATCCTACACGATGATGGGCTCCCAGGAGAGCAAGGGCATCATTCCACGTCTGTGTGACCAGCTCTTCTCGGCCATAGCAAACAAATCCACACCAGAGCTTATGTACAAGGTGGAGGTGTCCTACATGGAGATTTATAACGAGAAGGTCCACGATCTGCTCGATCCCAAGCCGAACAAACAGTCGCTCAAGGTTCGCGAGCATAATGTAATGGGCCCGTATGTGGACGGACTGTCGCAGCTGGCTGTGACATCCTATCAGGATATCGACAACCTGATGACCGAGGGCAACAAGTCCCGAACGGTGGCCGCCACCAATATGAACGCCGAGTCGTCGCGCTCCCACGCCGTCTTCTCGGTGGTCCTCACGCAGATACTCACGGATCAGGCGACGGGCGTGAGTGGCGAGAAGGTGTCCCGCATGTCCCTGGTGGATTTGGCTGGCTCCGAGCGGGCTGTGAAAACGGGAGCTGTTGGCGATCGTCTTAAGGAAGGCTCCAACATCAACAA ATCTCTGACCACACTTGGCCTGGTCATCTCCAAGCTGGCCGATCAATCCAATGGCAAGAAGAGCGGTAACGACAAATTCGTTCCCTACCGCGATTCCGTGCTCACCTGGCTCCTAAAAGACAACTTGGGTGGCAACTCCAGGACTGTAATGGTAGCGACAATCTCGCCGTCGGCAGATAACTACGAGGAGACGCTTTCCACGCTGCGTTATGCAGATCGAGCCAAGCGCATTGTTAACCACGCTGTTGTCAACGAAGATCCCAATGCCCGCATCATTCGTGAGCTGCGACACGAGGTGGAGACTCTTAGAAGTATGTTGAAACACGCCACTGGTTCACCGGTGGGCGATGTGCAGGATAAATTGGCGGAGAGCGAGAACCTGATGAAACAGATTTCGCAGACTTGGGAGGAGAAGCTGGTTAAGACAGAACGCATTCAGAACGAACGGCAGCAGGCTCTGGAGAAAATGGGCATTAGTGTACAGGCCAGTGGCATCAAAGTAGAGAAGAACAAGTACTACTTGGTCAATTTAAATGCCGATCCGTCCCTCAACGAGTTGCTGGTCTACTATCTGAAG GATCGCACACTGATTGGCGGACGCAGTATCAGTGGCCAGCAGCCGGATATACAACTTTCCGGTCTCGGAATCCAGCCCGAACACTGTGTGATCACTATCGAGGATAGTGGACTATATATGGAGCCAGTGCAGGGAGCGCGCTGCTTTGTCAACGgatctgctgctgttgaaaaGACACCACTCCAGAACGGCGACCGTATCCTGTGGGGCAACCACCACTTTTTCCGCGTCAACTCGCCGAAGAGTAATAACACTAGTATGTGTGCCTCGGAACCCCAGACGCCGGCGCAACTGATTGATTACAATTTCGCACGCGATGAGATTATGCAGAACGAACTGAGCAACGACCCCATCCAGACGGCCATTGCTCGACTGGAACGTCAGCACGAGGAAGATAAGCAGGTGGCGCTTGAAAAACAACGTCAGGAGTACGAGCGTCAGTTCCAGCAGCTGCGCAATATTCTGTCGCCTAGTACACCATATGCTCCTTACGCTCCTTACGATCCATTGCGCATGGGCAAGATTACTCCAAATACTCCCACCTCGCAGATGCGGGTGGAAAAATGGGCGCAG GAACGAGATGAGATGTTCCGTCGCAGTTTGGGTCAGCTGAAAACGGATATTATGCGTGCGAATTCTCTGGTCCAGGAGGCCAACTTTTTGGCAGAGGAGATGGAGAAGAAGACCAAGTTTTCAGTCACTCTGCAGATTCCGCCAGCCAATTTGAGTCCCAACAGAAGGCGTGGGGCATTTGTCAGCGAACCCGCTATTCTGGTGAAGCGCACAAACTCCGGTAGCCAGATCTGGACGatggaaaagctggaaaacaAGCTGATAGACATGCGCGAGATGTACCAGGAGCACAAGGAGCGCGTTCTAAACGGACTG CCCCTTATAGAGCCATTCTCAGACGACGAGTTCGATGACAAG GACGAGGATAATGCCAAGCCACAGGATCCGTTCTACGAGTCGCAAGAGAACCACAATCTCATTGGTGTGGCCAATATATTCCTGGAGGTTCTGTTTCATGACGTCAAGCTGGACTACCACACGCCGATCATCAGCCAGCAAGGCGAGGTAGCGGGTCGTCTTCAGGTGGAGATCGAACGAATTGCCGGCCAGATGCCACAAGACCGCATGTGCGAGTCCGTCTCAGAATCGTCTGGCGATTCACGGGACGAGTACGATGACCCGGTGGATCCCTCATCCAATCAGATTACCTGCCGTGTGACGATCAAGTGCGCCAGTGGACTGCCATTATCGCTCTCCAACTTTGTCTTTTGCCAGTACACTTTTTGGGGTCACCAAGAGATGGTTGTTCCGGTTATCAATGCTGAATCAACGGCGCACGACCAGAACATGGTGTTTAAGTTCGAACACACCCAGGACTTCACGGTTACCATAAACGAAGAGTTTTTGGAGCATTGCATAGAAGGAGCTCTGTCCATCGAGGTGTGGGGCCATCGGAGTGCCGGCTTCTCCAAGACAAAGGGCTGGGaagtggagcagcagcaagccAAGGCCCGTTCCCTGGTCGATCGCTGGGCGGAGCTGTCGCGGAAGATCGAGCTTTGGGTGGAGATCCACGAGCTTAATGACAACGGCGAATATTCGCCAGTGGAGGTGACCAATCGCAACGAGGTCTTGACCGGTGGCATCTACCAGTTGCGTCAGGGTCAGCAGCGGCGTGTGAATGTACGGGTGAAGCCGGTGCAGAACTCTGGCACCTTGCCCATTATCTGCCAGTCGATTGTGAACGTTGCCATTGGCAGTGTGACAGTTCGATCTCGGCTGCAGCGACCGCTGGATTCTTACCAGGAGGAAGATCTCACCGTGCTGCGCGAGAAGTGGAGCGAAGCACTGGGACGAAGACGTCAATACCTTGACCAACAAATCCAAATGCTTATAAAGAAGGAGGAGAAGAACGAGCAGGAGCGCGAGCGGGAGCTAAGCTTGGTTCATCAGTGGGTCTCGTTGACGGAGGAGCGCAATGCGGTACTGGTGCCAGCTCCTGGCTCAGGCATTCCGGGAGCACCTGCTTCATGGGAGCCGCCGTCCGGAATGGAGCCCCATGTGCCCGTCCTCTTCCTCAACCTTAACGGCGACGATCTGTCGGCACAGAACACCAATGATGAGCTTTCCGTCGCTGGCATCAATTCCATTCTGTCCAAGGAGCATGGACATAAGTTTTACACGCTGCAAATTCTGCAGCACCTGGATAAGGATGTGTGCTGTGTGGCCAGCTGGGACTCTTCGATGCACGACAGTCAGGCCCTGAACCGTGTCACTGAGGCCAACGAGCGAGTCTACCTTATTCTGCGTACCACGGTACGCCTTTCGCATCCAGCGCCCATGGATCTCGTGCTCCGCAAGCGACTGAGCATTAACATCAAGAAGGGACAGACGCTAACTGACCGCCTAAAGAAGTTCCGACTTGTGCGGGGAGAGAACGCCATCTGGCAGAGCGGCGTCACCTATGAGGTGGTCTCTAACATTCCAAAGGCTTCCGAGGAGTTGGAGGACCGCGAGTCCCTTGCGCAGTTGGCTGCCAGCGGAGATGATTGCTCCGCAAGTGATGGCGAAACCTACATAG AGAAATACACGCGCGGTGTTTCGGCGGTGGAGAGCATTCTGACTCTGGATCGACTGCGACAGAATGTGGCGGTCAAGGAGTTGGAAACGGCACATGGTCAGCCGCTCAGCATGCGCAAGACCGTCAGCGTGCCGAACTTCTCACAG CAACTCATAAATAAACTTACGCAGATTATGCGCTTCGATGCATCGATGGAGTCGCTGCTGAATGTGGGACGATCCGAGTCCTTTGCCGATCTCAATAACAGCGCTTTAGGCAACAAGTTTACCCCAG CAGGTCACAGTCCAGCAGGAGCAGGCGGAGTCATCCGAAGTCGCCACAGCTTTGGAGGCAAAGGAAGCAGCGATGATTCTCCCGGAAAAGCCTTTGGCATTG CTTCGCCAGCTACTAGTAAGCTGCTGGGCATGCGCATGACCACGTTGCACGAGGAGCCACTGGGCGGACACAGATCTCTCGACGAAGAGCCTGAGGACAGCTACAGCGACTCGGAGTACGCTGCCGAGTACGAGCAGGAGcggcagcaaaacaaaagcatggCCACGCGATCCCGCCTCACGGCTTCCAAGACCATGGACTCATTCATGGACGTCAGCAGCCATTCGAACCAGAGCTACTTGAGTTACACGTCCAGTGCCAACACTAACATGAAGCATCTGACCGGCTTGGCGACGCTGAGCATGAGCTCATCCACCAGCAGCGGCTATGGCTCCCAGGCTGTCTCCTGCAACAATCTGAGCAACGAGGATATTGCTTCAATGCGTTCCATGAGCATTGATGAGACTCCAG ATTTCGATCGAGTCAACTCGAATTCGCCACCAAACCGGCAGGCACGAGTTAACCCCTTCCTCAAGGACATGCCCAAAGCTAAAATACAAGAGCAACCAGAGCCGCAGGCCAAGAAGCTGCAGGAAGCATTCACGCATCCGTTGGAGCAGCTGGAGTCCAGGGACAACGCACAAAGCGACGATGATGAATGCGCGCAACTGCCAaagaataacaacaacaacgaggaCTTGGTAAAGGAGCCGAATCAACCTGCAGGCCAAACGGAGCTGGAAGAAGCTATACCGCAGCCTGAATCACGAACGGAGTTTGCCACAGACAATCAGAACGGCAACAGGTCCTCCGACGAGTTAAGCCACAGTTCCGAGGATCTGCTCGAAGGCGATGGCATCGTCCGGGAAGAGTTGCCCGCCGGAAAGGTGGTGCGGCGCAAGAAGTCCAACACCCAGCCCCCGACCAATGGCAACAgcataaataacaacaacaatagcacAAGCCAGGCACCACGCATCAATCATCGGGCATCGGTGGCCAAAATGGAGGGTCTGGCCGCATACATGGACTCTAGCATTATGACCAGCAGCACTGAAGTTGATG AGGAAAGTAAGGATGTGGAAGTGGTTCTGCCCGAGTGGATTGTGGTGGGCGAGTCAGTGTTAATCCGACCCTATAACACCAGCGGCGTCATCCGCTTTGTGGGGACCACGGAATTCCAACCCGGTGCTTGGATTGGCGTTGAATTGGACACACCGACGGGCAAAAACGACGGCAGCGTGAAGGGCGTTCAGTATTTCCAGTGCAAGCCCAAGCACGGCATGTTTGTGCGCTCCGATAAGTTGATGCTGGACAAGCGTGGCAAGGCGATGCGAGCCTACAAGGCCGCCGAGaagagcaacagcatcagcaaaG agATGAGTACCTCGATGACTGGTTCGATGACACGCTCCAAGAGCCGCGGCGATTCGCTAAACCTTTCGGCGCGTAAATGA